A genomic stretch from Thauera sp. GDN1 includes:
- a CDS encoding lipid A deacylase LpxR family protein — MIGIGGYRWSLRGTKVRQPMQCVILLIAGALFSPISAFGSEVSLSANPPSCSPEQSLRWRGGTLRLENDLFTGSDRNYTNGVALTAVSRDLQGGLRPECLPQPIGLYARFIGWADPGFWRDSGAQTSSQNLVVRFGQSMYTPENKTRTDVIPDDRPYAGLLYLGLAWNRRIHPQAASYEMLDVRELTLGVIGPWSLAEQSQDLVHRARGIERFRGWDNQLRNEPAFQMAMERKFKPYTEGAVRPGWGSDVIGSYALRVGNIETAASTGVEFRAGWNIPNDFGSYPIRPGAENRPPSGVADLRTTTPQSVLAPKPGAHVFLNLEGKAVAWDFSLDGNMFRHSHHVSRRPWIAQAALGISSQWIVAGRGVRLAVMRVWRTREFDQQAGHHAFGSIALSLEF; from the coding sequence ATGATTGGCATCGGCGGGTATCGCTGGAGCCTGCGCGGCACCAAGGTGCGGCAGCCGATGCAGTGCGTTATCTTGTTGATTGCGGGTGCATTGTTCAGCCCGATTTCTGCTTTTGGTTCCGAAGTCTCACTCTCTGCAAATCCTCCCTCCTGCTCGCCAGAGCAATCCCTGCGCTGGCGGGGCGGCACCCTGCGTCTGGAGAACGATTTGTTCACCGGCTCCGATCGCAACTACACCAACGGTGTCGCGCTAACAGCAGTCTCACGTGATCTGCAAGGCGGGCTCCGTCCGGAGTGCCTGCCTCAGCCGATTGGTTTGTACGCCCGCTTCATCGGCTGGGCTGATCCCGGGTTCTGGCGCGATTCCGGCGCCCAGACATCGTCGCAAAACCTCGTCGTGCGCTTTGGCCAGTCCATGTACACGCCCGAGAACAAGACGCGCACCGACGTGATTCCAGATGACCGACCGTACGCTGGTTTGCTCTACCTGGGTTTGGCGTGGAATCGCCGCATCCACCCACAAGCCGCCAGCTACGAAATGCTTGACGTGCGTGAGCTGACCCTGGGCGTGATCGGCCCCTGGTCGCTGGCCGAGCAATCTCAGGATCTGGTGCATCGGGCACGCGGCATTGAGCGATTTCGCGGCTGGGACAACCAGTTGCGCAACGAGCCGGCGTTTCAGATGGCCATGGAGCGCAAGTTCAAGCCGTACACGGAGGGTGCGGTCCGCCCTGGATGGGGCAGCGACGTGATCGGCAGCTATGCCCTGCGGGTCGGAAACATCGAAACCGCCGCCAGTACCGGCGTGGAGTTTCGCGCGGGCTGGAACATACCGAACGACTTCGGCAGCTATCCGATCCGCCCTGGCGCAGAGAACCGCCCGCCCTCTGGTGTTGCCGATCTGCGCACGACAACGCCGCAGTCGGTCCTGGCGCCCAAACCTGGGGCACATGTCTTCCTGAATCTGGAGGGTAAAGCCGTCGCCTGGGACTTCTCACTCGACGGAAACATGTTCCGGCATAGCCATCACGTCAGCCGGCGGCCTTGGATCGCGCAAGCAGCTCTCGGCATCAGTAGCCAATGGATCGTTGCTGGACGTGGCGTACGGCTCGCCGTGATGCGCGTTTGGAGAACCCGCGAGTTCGACCAGCAGGCGGGCCATCACGCATTCGGATCGATCGCGCTGAGTCTGGAATTTTGA
- a CDS encoding cytochrome c, translating to MEKFVNQPLKPRSFFTVPLSVLLATFATALGAQSVEAAKPMALRTIMERLGRDMQAVTGAISKEDWPLVAELAPRIAKHAEPPMSEKMRILAWLGADAGKFRGLDGQVHDAATAMGEAAQRNDGQAVIAAFSKTQQSCLACHQSYRRSFVEKFYGSR from the coding sequence ATGGAGAAATTCGTGAACCAGCCCTTGAAACCCAGATCGTTTTTCACCGTCCCGCTGTCCGTGCTCTTGGCAACCTTCGCCACGGCACTCGGTGCGCAGTCCGTAGAGGCGGCAAAGCCAATGGCGCTTCGTACCATAATGGAAAGACTCGGTCGCGACATGCAAGCCGTCACGGGCGCGATCTCCAAAGAAGACTGGCCGCTGGTCGCCGAGCTAGCACCACGAATCGCCAAGCATGCCGAGCCGCCCATGTCGGAAAAGATGCGCATCCTTGCCTGGCTTGGGGCAGACGCTGGAAAGTTTCGGGGTCTTGATGGACAGGTCCATGACGCCGCGACCGCCATGGGCGAGGCTGCACAGCGGAATGACGGCCAAGCAGTCATCGCGGCTTTCTCCAAGACCCAGCAAAGCTGCCTAGCCTGCCACCAGAGTTACCGTCGCTCGTTCGTGGAAAAGTTCTATGGAAGCCGCTAG
- a CDS encoding type II toxin-antitoxin system HicA family toxin — protein MASAHELARGRERLRALIEFALGEGWRVVRTSGGHLKFTKPGCASIYTSSTASDHRADRNARAQLRRADRQAQENGRG, from the coding sequence ATGGCGAGCGCGCATGAACTGGCGCGCGGCCGTGAACGGTTGCGCGCGCTGATCGAGTTTGCGCTGGGCGAAGGCTGGCGCGTGGTGCGCACGTCCGGTGGGCACCTGAAATTCACGAAACCAGGCTGCGCGTCGATCTACACCAGCTCGACTGCAAGCGACCACCGTGCCGACCGCAATGCCCGCGCACAGCTTCGCCGCGCCGACCGGCAAGCGCAGGAGAACGGCCGTGGCTGA
- a CDS encoding TIGR00730 family Rossman fold protein — protein sequence MKPAEDLDERLRAIRESPTYRLAYEDIELLGQDELRPLRLQLELLKPERILHEQGIRSTVVVFGSARVSDAETAEARLGVLERQALVTPEDVGLRQELARANRRVEQARHYEQARRFSGLISARFQQQNRRDFVVVTGGGPGIMEAANRGAFEVGARSIGLNITLPHEQAPNPYMCPDLAFRFHYFALRKMHFLLHAKGLVAFPGGYGTLDELFEVLTLIQTRKMQRVPVVLVGRAFWRRVVDFDLLLDEGYVSSSDLDLFTCVDDAEEIVSALERFYVNRAAGDGAT from the coding sequence ATGAAGCCCGCAGAAGATCTCGATGAACGCCTGCGCGCCATCCGCGAGTCGCCAACGTACCGGCTTGCGTACGAAGACATCGAGCTGCTTGGCCAGGACGAACTGCGGCCGCTGCGACTACAGCTCGAACTGCTCAAGCCCGAGCGCATCCTGCACGAGCAAGGCATTCGCTCGACGGTAGTGGTCTTCGGCAGCGCACGCGTGAGCGATGCCGAGACGGCAGAAGCCCGTCTTGGCGTTCTGGAACGTCAGGCGCTCGTCACTCCGGAGGATGTCGGGCTGCGGCAAGAGCTTGCGCGGGCCAATCGCCGGGTCGAACAGGCACGTCACTACGAGCAAGCGAGGCGTTTCTCGGGCCTTATTTCGGCGCGTTTCCAGCAGCAAAACCGCCGTGATTTCGTCGTCGTCACCGGGGGTGGGCCCGGCATCATGGAGGCCGCCAACCGCGGTGCTTTCGAGGTCGGCGCACGTTCGATTGGCCTCAACATCACGCTGCCCCACGAACAGGCACCCAACCCCTACATGTGCCCGGATTTGGCGTTCCGATTCCACTATTTCGCGCTGCGCAAGATGCACTTCTTGTTACACGCCAAGGGCTTGGTGGCCTTCCCCGGTGGCTATGGAACGCTCGATGAGCTGTTCGAGGTGCTCACCTTGATCCAGACCAGAAAGATGCAGCGTGTTCCGGTGGTGCTGGTCGGCCGTGCATTCTGGCGTCGCGTAGTTGATTTCGATCTTCTGCTCGACGAAGGCTATGTCTCTTCATCCGATCTCGACTTGTTCACCTGCGTAGACGATGCGGAGGAAATCGTCAGTGCCCTCGAACGCTTTTACGTCAACAGGGCGGCAGGCGATGGGGCAACATGA
- a CDS encoding LysR substrate-binding domain-containing protein: MNLRHLRCFIAVAEELHFGRAARRLHIEQSPLSRTIRKLETTLGVTLLSRTPRGATLTWAGRVFLDDARRIMLSVEQAVASAKAAASGSQGILRIALSRDIGRVRLSALLALCREESPQVNIRLSEVPLTELVQGLNANLFDAGFAMVNEVEDGIIAEPLWADPLVVILPARHPLVAFKEVPLQEVVSYPLVLCDPRACQGCGRQSERLFRSVDVQPIVAEYAASHGLMLTLVAAGYGLSFSTAAHLATCQPADVVVRPLAGQSASITTYLLRTEGGMTEPLKRFIERAERVCHQDASTSRAI; this comes from the coding sequence ATGAACTTACGTCATCTTCGCTGTTTCATTGCTGTAGCCGAGGAACTGCACTTCGGTCGAGCCGCTAGGCGGCTGCATATAGAACAATCTCCCCTATCACGCACGATCCGCAAGTTGGAGACAACTCTAGGCGTGACGTTGCTCAGTCGCACGCCGCGGGGCGCAACCCTGACTTGGGCAGGGCGAGTCTTCCTCGACGACGCCCGCCGCATCATGTTGAGCGTTGAGCAGGCAGTGGCCAGCGCGAAGGCTGCTGCCTCCGGTTCTCAGGGCATTTTGCGAATCGCGCTGTCGAGAGACATAGGACGGGTGAGGCTATCAGCACTGCTTGCACTGTGCCGCGAAGAGTCGCCGCAGGTAAACATCCGGCTCTCCGAAGTACCGCTGACCGAACTCGTGCAGGGGCTGAACGCAAATCTGTTCGACGCCGGCTTTGCAATGGTCAATGAAGTGGAGGACGGGATCATTGCTGAGCCGCTGTGGGCCGACCCCTTGGTAGTGATCCTGCCCGCACGGCACCCGCTTGTAGCCTTCAAGGAAGTGCCGTTGCAGGAAGTGGTGAGCTATCCGCTGGTACTTTGTGATCCACGGGCATGCCAAGGTTGCGGTCGGCAGAGCGAACGACTGTTCCGCTCTGTCGATGTCCAACCGATCGTGGCTGAGTATGCCGCTTCTCACGGGCTGATGCTGACGTTGGTGGCCGCAGGGTACGGGCTAAGTTTTTCCACTGCCGCGCACTTGGCAACTTGCCAGCCGGCGGATGTTGTTGTCCGCCCGTTGGCCGGTCAGAGCGCATCGATAACCACCTATCTGTTACGAACCGAGGGTGGCATGACGGAGCCGTTGAAGCGGTTCATCGAACGCGCCGAACGTGTATGTCATCAGGACGCAAGCACATCACGCGCGATTTGA
- a CDS encoding ParA family protein, whose product MQVVSIISTKGGVGKTTTAANLGGFIADAGLRVLLLDLDVQPTLSSYFTLDVRAPGGIYQMLAFNERRIEQLVSRTVIAGLDLVLSNDDSGELNTLLLHAPDGRLRLRHLLPVFRTHYDLLLVDTQGARSVLLEMAVLASDLALSPVTPEILAARELRRGTLQLIEDIAPYRHLGIEPPPLRLLINRVHPVSSNARLVQQALRQVFQEQAGVQVLGTDVPAIEAYPRAATRGLPVHRVEYRQPAGRSAPAALETMRTLAGELFPVWRERFALVTGRADAGGAGHGERA is encoded by the coding sequence ATGCAGGTGGTGTCCATCATTTCGACCAAGGGCGGCGTGGGCAAGACCACGACGGCGGCCAACCTGGGCGGCTTCATCGCCGATGCCGGGCTGCGCGTGCTGCTGCTGGACCTGGACGTGCAGCCCACGCTGTCGAGCTACTTCACGCTGGACGTTCGCGCGCCCGGCGGCATCTACCAGATGCTGGCCTTCAACGAGCGGCGCATCGAGCAACTGGTGTCGCGTACCGTGATCGCGGGCCTGGACCTGGTGCTCTCCAACGACGACAGCGGCGAACTGAACACGCTGCTGCTGCACGCTCCGGATGGGCGCCTGCGACTGCGCCATTTGCTTCCCGTCTTCCGCACGCACTATGACTTGCTGCTGGTCGACACCCAGGGCGCGCGCAGCGTGCTGCTGGAGATGGCGGTGCTGGCGTCCGACCTGGCGCTGTCGCCGGTGACGCCGGAGATCCTCGCGGCGCGCGAGCTGCGGCGCGGCACGCTGCAGCTGATCGAGGACATCGCGCCGTATCGGCACCTGGGCATCGAGCCGCCACCGCTGCGCCTGCTCATCAACCGTGTGCATCCGGTGTCGTCGAACGCGCGGCTGGTCCAGCAGGCGCTGCGACAGGTGTTCCAGGAACAGGCCGGCGTGCAGGTGCTGGGCACCGACGTGCCGGCCATCGAAGCCTATCCGCGCGCTGCGACACGAGGATTGCCGGTGCACCGGGTGGAGTACCGGCAGCCGGCGGGGCGCTCGGCGCCCGCGGCGCTGGAGACCATGCGCACGCTGGCCGGCGAGCTGTTCCCCGTGTGGCGGGAGCGCTTCGCGCTGGTCACCGGCCGGGCCGATGCGGGAGGAGCCGGCCATGGCGAGCGCGCATGA
- a CDS encoding AlpA family transcriptional regulator, whose product MSSQTIAPALPPEHRILRRAEVEAKTGFKRAHIYSLMKEGKFPKALRLGVRAVGWDSVEIEQWIADRLKERA is encoded by the coding sequence ATGTCTTCGCAGACCATCGCGCCGGCCTTGCCGCCCGAGCACCGCATCCTGCGCCGCGCCGAGGTCGAAGCCAAGACCGGCTTCAAGCGCGCGCACATCTACAGCCTCATGAAGGAAGGCAAGTTCCCCAAGGCGCTGCGCCTGGGCGTGCGCGCGGTGGGCTGGGACTCGGTGGAGATCGAACAGTGGATCGCCGATCGCCTCAAAGAACGCGCCTGA